One genomic region from Pseudomonadota bacterium encodes:
- the parC gene encoding DNA topoisomerase IV subunit A, with product METIELDYEGIEQLPLKTFTEKAYLDYSMYVILDRALPHIGDGLKPVQRRIVYAMSELGLAASAKHKKSARTVGDVLGKFHPHGDSACYEAMVHLAQEFTSRYPLIDGQGNWGSPDDPKSFAAMRYTEARLAPYAEVLLAELGQGTVDWVPNFDGTLDEPALLPARLPNVLLNGATGIAVGMATDIPPHNLHEVAEAAIMLLDKPKSTLEDVCQIIHGPDFPTGAEIITPRAELLEAYRTGYGSVRLRACYEVEQGEIVITALPYQTSGSKVLEQIAAQMNAKKLPMIEDLRDESDHENPTRLVIVPRSNRVDVDALMSHLFSSTGLERTVRINLNMIGLDGRPRIRSLPDILREWLEYRTATVRRRLEFRLDKVNSRLHLLEGLLIAFLNLDEVIHIIRTEDRPKEVLMARFQLSEEQVNYILDTRLRQLARLEEMKIRAEQDALLAERDGLQATLGSEKRLKTLIKKELRADAEKYGDARRSVLVEREAAQVLDDTALIPSEPVTVVLSQSGWVRVAKGHDINPAEMSYKSGDGLLMAARGRSNQLAVFIDSNGRTYALPAHSLPGARGQGEPLSGRLKPADGARFAGVMLGEPEQLYLLASDAGYGFVARLADMVTRNKAGKAVLSVPKGAGVLPPVAVRSQADDWIVAVTTEGYMLVIPLGEVPQLPRGKGNKIINIPAAKLKSREEYLAAIECIQDGEKLTVHAGRKYKTMSAAEVDAFAGERGRRGLKLPRGYQKVERLEVVRT from the coding sequence ATGGAAACAATCGAACTCGACTACGAGGGCATCGAGCAGCTGCCGCTGAAGACCTTCACCGAGAAGGCCTACCTGGATTATTCCATGTACGTCATTCTCGACCGGGCGCTGCCGCACATCGGCGACGGCCTCAAGCCGGTGCAGCGCCGCATCGTCTATGCCATGTCCGAGCTCGGTCTTGCGGCGAGCGCCAAACACAAGAAGTCGGCGCGCACCGTGGGTGACGTGCTCGGCAAGTTCCACCCGCACGGCGACTCCGCCTGCTACGAGGCGATGGTGCACCTGGCGCAGGAATTCACCAGCCGCTATCCGCTGATCGACGGGCAGGGCAACTGGGGTTCGCCGGACGATCCGAAGTCGTTCGCCGCCATGCGCTATACCGAGGCGCGACTCGCACCCTATGCCGAGGTGCTGCTGGCCGAGCTGGGGCAGGGCACGGTCGACTGGGTGCCCAACTTCGACGGCACCCTGGATGAACCGGCATTGCTGCCGGCGCGCTTGCCGAACGTGCTGCTGAACGGTGCCACGGGCATCGCCGTGGGCATGGCGACCGACATTCCGCCGCACAACCTGCATGAGGTCGCCGAGGCGGCCATCATGCTGCTCGACAAACCGAAGAGCACGCTCGAGGACGTGTGCCAGATCATCCATGGGCCGGACTTCCCGACCGGGGCGGAGATCATCACACCGCGTGCCGAGCTGCTCGAGGCCTACCGCACCGGGTACGGCAGCGTGCGCCTGCGTGCCTGCTACGAGGTCGAGCAGGGCGAGATCGTGATCACCGCATTGCCCTACCAGACCTCGGGCAGCAAGGTGCTCGAGCAGATCGCCGCGCAGATGAACGCGAAGAAGCTGCCCATGATCGAGGACCTGCGCGACGAGTCCGACCACGAGAACCCGACGCGCCTGGTGATCGTCCCGCGTTCGAACCGTGTCGACGTGGATGCCCTGATGTCGCACCTCTTCTCCAGCACCGGGCTGGAACGCACGGTTCGCATCAACCTCAACATGATCGGACTGGACGGGCGGCCCAGGATCAGGAGCCTGCCGGATATCCTGCGCGAGTGGCTGGAGTACCGCACCGCCACCGTGCGGCGCCGCCTCGAATTCCGTCTCGACAAGGTCAACAGCCGCCTGCACCTGCTCGAGGGCCTGCTGATCGCCTTCCTCAATCTCGACGAGGTGATCCACATCATCCGTACCGAGGACCGGCCGAAGGAAGTGCTGATGGCGCGCTTCCAGCTCAGCGAGGAACAGGTCAATTACATCCTCGACACCCGCCTGCGGCAGCTGGCGCGGCTGGAGGAGATGAAGATCCGCGCCGAGCAGGATGCGCTGCTCGCCGAGCGCGACGGGCTGCAGGCCACACTGGGTTCGGAGAAGCGCCTGAAGACGCTGATCAAGAAGGAGCTGCGTGCGGATGCGGAGAAGTACGGCGACGCGCGGCGGTCCGTGCTCGTCGAGCGCGAGGCCGCGCAGGTGCTGGACGATACCGCGCTGATCCCGAGCGAGCCCGTGACGGTGGTGCTGTCGCAGAGCGGCTGGGTGCGTGTCGCCAAGGGCCACGACATCAACCCGGCGGAGATGAGCTACAAGTCGGGCGACGGCCTGCTCATGGCCGCGCGCGGGCGCAGCAACCAGCTCGCGGTGTTCATCGATTCCAACGGCCGTACCTATGCGCTGCCGGCCCACAGCCTGCCTGGCGCGCGCGGGCAGGGCGAGCCGCTCAGCGGCCGGCTCAAGCCCGCCGACGGTGCACGTTTTGCCGGGGTGATGCTAGGTGAGCCGGAGCAGCTCTACCTGCTGGCCAGCGATGCCGGTTATGGTTTCGTCGCGCGACTCGCGGACATGGTGACGCGCAACAAGGCCGGCAAGGCGGTGCTGTCGGTGCCGAAAGGGGCCGGCGTGCTGCCCCCGGTGGCGGTGCGCAGCCAGGCCGACGACTGGATCGTCGCGGTCACCACCGAGGGTTACATGCTGGTGATCCCGCTCGGCGAGGTGCCGCAGCTGCCGCGTGGCAAGGGCAACAAGATCATCAATATTCCCGCGGCGAAGCTGAAGAGCCGGGAGGAATACCTGGCAGCCATCGAGTGCATCCAGGACGGCGAGAAGCTTACCGTGCATGCGGGCAGAAAATACAAAACGATGAGCGCCGCCGAGGTGGACGCCTTCGCCGGTGAGCGCGGCCGGCGCGGCCTCAAGCTGCCGCGTGGCTACCAAAAGGTTGAGCGCCTGGAAGTCGTCCGTACCTGA
- a CDS encoding energy transducer TonB has translation MAGPAHSGRWTERRGWLVAFLLAVTVHAGVYQQLTLAGHAVSRPDAPPVVTVSLVTRMAAPATPAPPPPAVAPAPPPEPAVALPQPRPQPVRSSRTVTPRQKPAVPVRRAPAPAAAPALAVASAEPTSPVQAAPASAPLELPRADAAYLKNPPPAYPRLLLRRGVEGSVLVRAQVQDDGRCSQVLIKESSGYRPFDDAALAAVKGWRFVPARQGGRTVVAWVDVPIEFRITRTQ, from the coding sequence ATGGCTGGACCGGCTCACAGCGGCAGGTGGACAGAACGGCGCGGCTGGCTGGTCGCGTTCCTGCTCGCCGTGACGGTGCATGCCGGTGTCTATCAGCAGCTGACCCTTGCCGGCCATGCTGTGAGCCGGCCCGATGCGCCGCCCGTGGTTACGGTCTCGCTGGTGACCCGCATGGCGGCACCTGCCACACCGGCGCCGCCGCCACCGGCGGTTGCGCCCGCACCGCCCCCCGAACCCGCGGTGGCGCTGCCGCAACCGCGCCCGCAGCCAGTCAGATCGTCGCGCACGGTGACACCACGGCAGAAGCCTGCAGTACCGGTCCGGCGCGCGCCCGCGCCGGCAGCGGCACCCGCGCTGGCCGTCGCCAGTGCCGAACCGACGAGCCCGGTGCAGGCCGCGCCGGCATCCGCCCCGCTGGAACTGCCGCGGGCCGATGCCGCCTACCTGAAGAATCCGCCGCCGGCCTATCCCAGGCTGCTGCTGCGGCGCGGTGTCGAGGGCAGTGTGCTGGTGCGCGCGCAGGTACAGGACGATGGCCGCTGCAGCCAGGTGCTGATCAAGGAGTCCAGCGGCTACCGGCCGTTCGACGATGCCGCCCTGGCTGCGGTGAAAGGCTGGCGCTTCGTGCCGGCACGGCAGGGCGGACGCACGGTCGTGGCGTGGGTCGATGTGCCGATCGAATTCAGGATTACCCGTACCCAATGA
- a CDS encoding HupE/UreJ family protein encodes MALWLLPALACAHGWGGTNTPLYDGLLHLLLNPAFDLPVAGVALLASRGGRDGLALAQLVLAAGVIAGAAVVGAGYVWGGAVLVSRLLIIVAGLLVAAAVPLSRVAINAIVLLCGFLTGHELLSSEPPAGNPYWFSLGAVLGAMVLQGAVGALTLVMRAPWTVIAIRIAGSWIAAIGIIYAGFLFIPAR; translated from the coding sequence GTGGCGCTCTGGCTGTTGCCGGCGCTGGCATGCGCGCACGGCTGGGGTGGAACGAATACGCCGCTGTATGACGGTCTCCTGCACCTGCTGCTCAACCCAGCATTCGACCTGCCGGTGGCCGGCGTGGCCCTGCTGGCAAGTCGCGGCGGACGCGACGGGCTCGCGCTGGCACAGCTGGTGCTGGCTGCCGGTGTGATCGCTGGCGCGGCTGTCGTCGGCGCCGGCTACGTCTGGGGCGGCGCCGTGCTCGTCAGCCGGCTGCTCATCATCGTCGCCGGACTGCTGGTGGCCGCGGCCGTGCCGTTGTCGCGCGTGGCGATCAATGCAATCGTGCTGCTCTGCGGATTCCTGACCGGTCACGAGTTGCTGAGCAGCGAACCGCCGGCCGGAAACCCGTACTGGTTCAGCCTCGGCGCCGTGCTCGGTGCCATGGTATTGCAAGGCGCTGTCGGTGCGCTGACCCTGGTGATGCGCGCGCCGTGGACAGTGATCGCGATCCGGATTGCCGGGAGCTGGATTGCTGCCATCGGTATCATCTACGCCGGGTTTCTGTTCATACCGGCGCGCTAG
- a CDS encoding rubrerythrin family protein, whose protein sequence is MDLKGSSTEQNLKDAFAGESQANRRYLYFAAKADVEGYNDVAAVFRSTAEGETGHAHGHLEYLEAVGDPATGLPIGGTSDNLKAAIAGETHEYTDMYPGMAKAARDEGFDEIADWFETLAKAERSHANRFQKALDGMED, encoded by the coding sequence ATGGATCTCAAAGGCAGCTCAACCGAACAGAACCTGAAAGACGCGTTTGCCGGTGAATCACAGGCCAACCGCCGTTACCTGTATTTCGCAGCCAAGGCCGATGTCGAGGGTTACAACGACGTTGCCGCGGTATTCCGCTCCACGGCCGAGGGCGAGACCGGCCATGCGCATGGCCATCTGGAATATCTGGAGGCCGTGGGTGATCCGGCCACCGGCCTGCCGATCGGCGGTACCTCCGACAACCTCAAGGCCGCCATCGCCGGCGAGACCCACGAGTACACCGACATGTACCCGGGCATGGCCAAGGCCGCGCGCGACGAAGGCTTCGATGAAATCGCCGACTGGTTCGAGACGCTGGCCAAGGCCGAGCGCTCCCATGCCAACCGTTTCCAGAAGGCGCTGGACGGCATGGAAGACTGA
- a CDS encoding biopolymer transporter ExbD — protein sequence MALRTRSEQEAMSEINVTPLVDVMLVLLVIFIVTAPLMTRAVHVELPETAATAPVEQAPHVHVSMDAQGAAFIDNRPLALEALEAELAARLAAQPGLTVQVHGDERTPYGSMALLMSVIQRAGATRVDLVTVPLPH from the coding sequence ATGGCATTGCGGACACGTTCGGAACAGGAGGCGATGAGCGAGATCAACGTGACACCGCTGGTGGACGTGATGCTGGTGCTGCTGGTGATCTTCATCGTCACGGCACCGCTGATGACGCGCGCGGTGCACGTCGAACTGCCGGAAACGGCCGCCACCGCGCCGGTCGAGCAGGCGCCGCATGTGCACGTGAGCATGGATGCGCAGGGCGCAGCGTTCATCGACAACCGCCCGCTGGCGCTGGAGGCCCTGGAGGCCGAACTGGCGGCAAGGCTGGCGGCGCAACCGGGGCTGACCGTGCAGGTGCACGGCGACGAACGCACGCCCTATGGCAGCATGGCGCTGTTGATGTCGGTGATCCAGCGTGCCGGTGCCACCCGGGTCGACCTGGTGACGGTGCCCCTGCCGCACTGA
- a CDS encoding MotA/TolQ/ExbB proton channel family protein, producing the protein MNLLTSDAIVHLTLWLLALFSLASWTVILLKSWLFLRAALQNRRFARGFWQADDLDAAAAAAAQGRGMLAAVSRRGFAAVRAPAAEGALLARTEHGPMLLERALRDEVQQQQRRLDSGLMLLASVGSTAPFVGLFGTVWGIMLALEGISASGSAALDVVAGPIGEALIATAVGIATAVPAVLAYNHGLRQSRRLGIELENFAADFVELHTRA; encoded by the coding sequence ATGAACCTGCTCACCTCCGACGCCATCGTGCATCTGACGCTGTGGCTGCTGGCGCTGTTCTCGCTCGCGAGCTGGACCGTGATCCTGCTCAAGTCCTGGCTGTTCCTGCGCGCCGCGCTGCAGAACCGGCGCTTCGCCCGCGGTTTCTGGCAGGCTGACGACCTGGATGCAGCGGCGGCTGCCGCCGCGCAGGGGCGGGGGATGCTGGCGGCGGTGTCACGCCGCGGCTTTGCCGCCGTGCGGGCGCCCGCCGCCGAGGGTGCGCTGCTCGCGCGCACCGAGCATGGCCCGATGCTGCTGGAACGCGCCCTGCGCGACGAGGTGCAGCAGCAGCAGCGCCGCCTGGACAGCGGGCTGATGCTGCTGGCCAGCGTGGGCTCGACGGCTCCCTTCGTCGGACTGTTCGGTACCGTCTGGGGCATCATGCTGGCGCTCGAGGGCATCAGTGCCAGCGGTTCGGCCGCACTCGATGTCGTGGCCGGACCGATCGGCGAGGCGCTCATCGCCACCGCGGTGGGTATCGCCACCGCCGTGCCGGCGGTTCTCGCCTACAACCACGGCTTGCGCCAGTCACGCCGCCTGGGTATCGAGCTGGAAAACTTCGCCGCCGATTTTGTCGAACTGCACACGCGGGCCTGA
- a CDS encoding heterodisulfide reductase-related iron-sulfur binding cluster — protein MGSTTEGTREGSLEAPTRHPLDWTNPDFYDEESLFRELERVYDICHGCRRCFSLCNAFPTLFDAIDASDTLELDGVPRQVYWEVVDHCYLCDMCYMTKCPYVPPHEWNVDFPHLMLRAKAVRFRKGEVRRRDRILTATDAVGALAAIPIVTQVVNATNRSRLGRKLLERVLDVHPDAIVPQYHGRTLRRRVQRDGGEAAVPAGPTTGKVALFATCYGNYNEPQIGEDLVAVFRHNDIAVTLAGREQCCGMPKLELGDLESVRRARDTNIPQLLELVEAGWDIVAPVPSCVLMFKQELPLMFPDDADVQRIRAAIYDPFEYLMLRHRHNRLKTDFKHSLGVVAYHVACHLRVQNIGMKTRDLLQLIPGTKVEAIERCSGHDGTYAVKQEYHETSMKICRPVVNRVQRAAADYYSSDCPMAGHQIENGLDGDNAPVHPLTLLRQAYGL, from the coding sequence ATGGGATCGACGACCGAAGGTACGCGTGAAGGCAGCCTGGAGGCGCCGACCCGCCACCCGCTGGACTGGACCAACCCGGATTTCTACGACGAGGAGAGCCTGTTCCGCGAACTGGAGCGCGTCTACGACATCTGCCACGGCTGCCGCCGCTGCTTCAGCCTGTGCAACGCCTTTCCGACGTTGTTCGACGCCATCGACGCGTCCGACACCCTGGAGCTGGACGGGGTGCCGCGCCAGGTCTACTGGGAGGTGGTCGACCACTGTTACCTGTGTGACATGTGCTACATGACGAAGTGTCCCTACGTGCCGCCGCACGAGTGGAACGTCGATTTCCCGCATCTCATGCTGCGGGCCAAGGCGGTGCGGTTCAGGAAAGGCGAGGTGCGCCGGCGCGATCGCATCCTGACCGCCACGGACGCCGTAGGCGCCCTGGCCGCGATCCCGATCGTGACCCAGGTGGTCAACGCCACCAACCGCAGTCGCCTCGGCCGCAAACTGCTCGAGCGGGTGTTGGACGTGCATCCGGACGCCATCGTGCCGCAGTACCACGGCAGGACGCTGCGCCGGCGCGTGCAGCGGGACGGTGGCGAGGCTGCCGTGCCGGCCGGTCCGACCACCGGCAAGGTGGCGCTGTTCGCCACATGTTACGGCAACTACAACGAGCCGCAGATCGGCGAGGACCTCGTCGCCGTGTTCCGGCACAATGACATCGCGGTCACACTGGCCGGCCGCGAACAATGCTGCGGCATGCCGAAGCTGGAACTGGGCGATCTCGAGTCCGTGCGGCGTGCGCGCGATACCAATATTCCGCAGCTGTTGGAGCTGGTCGAGGCCGGCTGGGATATCGTCGCGCCGGTGCCGTCGTGCGTGCTGATGTTCAAGCAGGAGCTGCCGCTCATGTTTCCGGATGACGCGGACGTGCAGCGCATACGCGCCGCCATCTACGATCCCTTCGAATACCTGATGCTGCGCCACCGGCACAACCGGTTGAAAACGGATTTCAAGCATTCGCTCGGTGTCGTCGCCTATCACGTCGCCTGTCACCTGCGCGTGCAGAACATCGGCATGAAGACGCGCGATCTGCTGCAGCTGATACCCGGCACCAAGGTGGAGGCCATCGAGCGCTGTTCGGGACATGACGGCACCTATGCCGTCAAGCAGGAGTACCACGAGACCTCGATGAAGATCTGCCGGCCGGTGGTGAACCGGGTGCAGCGCGCCGCAGCCGATTACTACAGCAGCGACTGTCCCATGGCCGGTCACCAGATCGAGAACGGGCTGGACGGTGACAATGCGCCGGTGCATCCGCTGACGCTGCTGCGCCAGGCCTACGGCTTATAG
- a CDS encoding DUF3501 family protein — MDKLTRRDLYSLEQYAEHRGDIRARVLAHKQDRKVHLGPSATLYFEDRQTIQYQIQEMLRVERIFEPAGIEEELAAYNPLIPDGSNWKATFMIEEADVDRRRQLLAGLVGIEDRVWVRVDGHAPVFAIADEDLDRSTAEKTASVHFLRFELSVAMVADMKQGAALSMGIDHHAYIYQLEPVSPAVRNALLADLD; from the coding sequence ATGGACAAGCTCACGCGCCGCGATCTCTACAGCCTCGAACAGTACGCCGAGCACCGCGGCGACATCCGCGCGCGCGTGCTCGCGCACAAGCAGGACCGCAAGGTCCATCTCGGCCCCAGTGCCACCCTGTATTTCGAGGATCGCCAGACCATCCAGTACCAGATCCAGGAGATGCTGCGCGTCGAGCGCATCTTCGAGCCCGCCGGCATCGAGGAGGAACTGGCCGCCTACAATCCGCTGATCCCGGACGGCAGCAACTGGAAGGCCACCTTCATGATCGAGGAGGCGGATGTCGATAGGCGCCGGCAGTTGCTCGCCGGCCTGGTCGGCATCGAGGACCGGGTCTGGGTGCGCGTCGACGGTCATGCCCCGGTCTTTGCCATCGCGGACGAGGATCTCGATCGCAGCACCGCCGAGAAGACCGCCTCGGTGCATTTTCTGCGCTTCGAGCTGAGCGTCGCCATGGTGGCGGATATGAAGCAGGGTGCCGCGCTGAGCATGGGCATCGATCATCACGCCTACATCTACCAGCTCGAGCCGGTGAGTCCGGCCGTGCGCAACGCGCTGCTCGCCGATCTCGACTGA
- the parE gene encoding DNA topoisomerase IV subunit B, with translation MTAAYDASAIEVLSGLEPVRKRPGMYTDTSRPNHLAQEVIDNSIDEALAGHAKRVEVTVYSDGSLAVSDDGRGMPVDIHPNEGVPGVEVILTRLHSGGKFSSKNYQFSGGLHGVGVSVVNALSQHLEVWVRRGGKEYNMAFSGGEKVSALEEVGKVGRQNTGTTLRFWPDPKYFDSAKFSVSRLKHVLRAKAVLCPGLHVSLYDEAGAERLEWYYEDGLRDYLRSALGDAATLPEEPFTGRMEGNSEAAEWALAWLPAGGEAVAESYVNLIPTIQGGTHVNGLRMGLTEAVREFCEFRNLLPRGIKLSPEDVWDNCSYILSVKLEDPQFSGQTKERLSSRECAAFVSGVVRDAFGLWLNRHTEVGERIAALAIENAQSRLRAGKKVVRKKITSGPALPGKLADCTSTDSERTELFLVEGDSAGGSAKQARDRTYQAIMPLRGKILNTWEVDPAEVLASQEVHDISVAIGVEPGSERLDALRYNRVCILADADSDGAHIATLLCALFLRHFRALVEAGHVYVAMPPLYRIDAGKEVYYALDDAEKQGVLDRIAAEKIKGKVTVQRFKGLGEMNPIQLRETTIAPETRRLVQLTVDASDDTFTVMDMLLARKRAADRRSWLESRGNLAEV, from the coding sequence ATGACCGCCGCCTATGACGCTTCCGCCATCGAGGTGCTGAGCGGTCTCGAGCCGGTGCGCAAACGCCCCGGCATGTACACCGACACCTCGCGCCCCAATCACCTGGCCCAGGAGGTGATCGACAACAGCATCGACGAGGCCCTGGCCGGCCATGCCAAACGCGTGGAAGTCACGGTGTACAGCGACGGTTCGCTCGCGGTCAGCGATGACGGCCGCGGCATGCCGGTAGACATCCATCCCAACGAGGGGGTCCCGGGTGTGGAGGTCATCCTGACGCGGCTGCATTCCGGCGGCAAGTTCTCCTCCAAGAACTACCAGTTCTCCGGCGGACTGCACGGGGTCGGCGTCTCGGTCGTCAACGCACTTTCGCAACACCTGGAGGTCTGGGTGCGGCGCGGCGGCAAGGAATACAACATGGCCTTTTCCGGCGGGGAGAAGGTTTCGGCGTTGGAGGAGGTGGGCAAGGTCGGTAGACAGAACACCGGTACCACGCTGCGTTTCTGGCCCGATCCGAAATATTTCGACTCAGCGAAGTTCTCCGTCTCGCGCCTGAAGCACGTGCTGCGTGCCAAGGCCGTGCTGTGTCCGGGCCTGCATGTCAGCCTCTACGACGAGGCCGGCGCGGAGCGGCTGGAGTGGTACTACGAGGACGGGCTGCGCGACTATCTGCGCAGTGCCCTGGGCGATGCCGCGACCCTGCCCGAGGAGCCGTTCACCGGCCGGATGGAGGGCAACAGCGAGGCCGCGGAGTGGGCCCTGGCCTGGCTGCCTGCGGGCGGCGAGGCCGTGGCCGAGAGTTACGTCAACCTCATCCCGACCATCCAGGGCGGCACCCACGTCAACGGGCTGCGCATGGGATTGACCGAAGCGGTGCGTGAATTCTGCGAGTTCCGCAACCTGCTACCGCGCGGCATCAAGCTAAGTCCCGAGGACGTGTGGGACAACTGCAGCTACATCCTGTCGGTCAAGCTGGAGGACCCGCAGTTCAGCGGCCAGACCAAGGAGCGCCTGTCATCGCGTGAATGCGCGGCCTTCGTCTCCGGTGTCGTGCGCGATGCCTTCGGGCTGTGGCTCAACCGCCATACCGAGGTCGGCGAGCGCATCGCCGCGCTGGCCATCGAAAACGCGCAGTCACGCCTGCGCGCGGGCAAGAAGGTGGTGCGCAAGAAGATCACCAGTGGCCCGGCGCTGCCCGGCAAGCTGGCCGACTGCACCTCGACCGACAGCGAGCGGACGGAGCTGTTCCTGGTCGAGGGCGATTCCGCCGGCGGCTCGGCCAAGCAGGCGCGCGACCGCACCTACCAGGCGATCATGCCGCTGCGCGGCAAGATCCTGAATACCTGGGAGGTCGATCCTGCCGAGGTGCTGGCATCGCAGGAAGTGCACGACATCTCCGTGGCCATCGGCGTGGAGCCCGGCTCGGAACGGCTGGATGCGCTGCGCTACAACCGCGTCTGTATCCTGGCCGACGCCGATTCCGACGGGGCGCACATCGCCACGCTGCTGTGCGCGTTGTTCCTGCGCCATTTCCGCGCCCTGGTCGAGGCCGGCCACGTCTACGTCGCGATGCCGCCGCTGTACCGCATCGATGCCGGCAAGGAGGTCTATTACGCGCTGGATGATGCCGAGAAACAGGGTGTGCTGGATCGTATCGCGGCGGAAAAGATCAAGGGCAAGGTCACGGTGCAGCGGTTCAAGGGACTAGGCGAGATGAATCCGATCCAGTTGCGCGAGACCACCATCGCGCCGGAAACGCGCCGGCTGGTGCAGCTGACGGTCGATGCCAGCGACGATACCTTTACCGTGATGGACATGCTGCTCGCGCGCAAGCGCGCCGCCGACCGGCGCAGCTGGCTGGAGTCGCGCGGTAACCTGGCGGAGGTCTGA
- a CDS encoding HupE/UreJ family protein encodes MANHLRRCGMLLLLLVPVLALAHTDGGAGAGGGLRSGLLHPVSGIDHVVAMVAVGLWGAQLGLPSLWVLPVAFPLIMALGGAAGAAGLPLPAVETGIAASGLVLGLAVLFSIRVPLWLALLPVSVFAIYHGHAHGTEMPTYGSPLLYAVGFVLATGALHLCGIGIGLLWRWPAGQWVVRASGGLIAGVGGFLLLQ; translated from the coding sequence ATGGCCAATCACCTGCGCCGCTGCGGAATGTTACTGCTGCTGCTGGTTCCCGTGCTCGCCCTGGCGCACACGGATGGCGGTGCCGGGGCCGGCGGCGGTCTGCGCAGTGGCCTGCTGCACCCGGTATCCGGCATCGACCATGTGGTTGCCATGGTGGCGGTGGGTCTGTGGGGGGCGCAGCTGGGTCTGCCCTCGCTGTGGGTCCTGCCCGTGGCCTTCCCGCTGATCATGGCGCTGGGCGGTGCCGCCGGCGCCGCCGGACTGCCGCTGCCGGCTGTCGAAACCGGCATCGCGGCCTCCGGGCTGGTGCTGGGTCTGGCCGTGCTGTTCAGCATACGGGTGCCGCTGTGGCTGGCGCTGCTGCCCGTGAGCGTATTCGCGATCTATCACGGGCATGCGCACGGCACCGAGATGCCGACGTACGGTTCGCCGCTGCTGTACGCGGTCGGCTTCGTGCTGGCGACCGGCGCCCTGCACCTGTGCGGTATCGGTATCGGGTTGCTGTGGCGCTGGCCGGCCGGTCAATGGGTGGTGCGTGCGAGTGGCGGCCTGATTGCCGGTGTAGGCGGTTTCCTGCTGCTGCAATGA
- a CDS encoding exodeoxyribonuclease VII small subunit: MTKKRAVTAGFEKSLQELEKLVERMEQGELSLEESLAHFEQGVQLSRACQQALREAEQKVEILTQKHAQEEIVPFDSEDA, from the coding sequence ATGACGAAAAAACGCGCCGTTACCGCCGGCTTCGAAAAGTCCCTGCAGGAGCTGGAAAAGCTCGTGGAACGAATGGAACAAGGGGAACTCAGCCTGGAGGAATCGCTGGCGCATTTCGAGCAGGGCGTGCAGCTCTCACGCGCCTGCCAGCAGGCCCTGCGTGAGGCCGAACAGAAAGTCGAGATCCTGACACAGAAGCACGCCCAGGAAGAGATCGTCCCCTTTGACAGTGAAGACGCCTGA
- a CDS encoding CNP1-like family protein encodes MYKVTSLLLPGLRAVYITLLACPVAPVFAGVLPPEDGPVGSRPPPAEVQPAREQALVLPAYPEQARLLELDIDTGANPFRYYLDPASLSVGKDRVVRFTSVIVSPSGVWNVTYEGLHCGENAQRRFAYGADGNWHVLPETDWERIRGEGTQRYRKVLYDRYMCPATEPPQAPEQILRRLRSARPALGD; translated from the coding sequence ATGTATAAAGTGACCTCGCTGCTGCTGCCGGGACTGCGTGCCGTGTACATCACACTGCTGGCGTGTCCGGTGGCGCCCGTATTTGCCGGTGTGTTGCCGCCCGAGGACGGGCCGGTCGGCAGCAGGCCGCCGCCGGCGGAGGTGCAGCCCGCCCGGGAACAGGCGCTGGTCCTGCCCGCCTACCCGGAACAGGCGCGCCTGCTGGAACTGGATATCGATACGGGGGCGAATCCCTTTCGCTACTATCTCGATCCCGCGTCCCTGAGCGTGGGCAAGGATCGGGTGGTGCGCTTCACCAGCGTGATCGTGTCGCCGAGCGGTGTGTGGAACGTGACCTACGAGGGCCTGCATTGCGGGGAAAATGCCCAGCGGCGCTTCGCCTACGGTGCCGACGGCAACTGGCATGTGCTGCCCGAGACGGACTGGGAACGCATCCGCGGCGAGGGCACGCAGCGTTATCGCAAGGTACTTTATGACAGATACATGTGTCCGGCGACCGAACCACCGCAGGCGCCGGAGCAGATCCTGCGTCGCCTGCGCAGTGCGCGGCCGGCGCTGGGAGACTGA